Proteins found in one Brevibacillus brevis genomic segment:
- a CDS encoding HD-GYP domain-containing protein, producing the protein MPLAPVDLSLIGQVLAVDLYTEQGILLLGQNTTITPAHVILLQKQRVREVDIIQSLTEGTGEEVTSQLFQLEADSETVAAYVQALDKTRLLFDELTVGGAPSLDHFSNIFFDVAEKSRKHLGLFRNLYVLEGADSYTYRHSLNVGILCSLIARLMKWDEERVAFMGTAGFLHDIGKMRVPKEILLKPGKLSEEEFAIMKKHTVFGYEMIREMKGGSELLALCALLHHERLDGSGYPEQRKGDSIPIECQVLAVADMFDAICSDRVYKGRSSPFEAAQLLWKEACNGTLNVEIVAQFVRYIALLYVGAKARLSSGEEVEVILIHQDEPMRPLVRRMGEFLDLRHDRKLTIEKMIG; encoded by the coding sequence ATGCCTTTGGCACCTGTTGATCTCTCACTGATTGGGCAAGTATTAGCGGTTGATTTGTACACCGAACAAGGAATATTGCTGCTGGGACAAAACACGACGATTACGCCTGCCCATGTGATCCTATTGCAAAAGCAACGAGTCCGTGAGGTTGATATCATACAGAGTCTTACAGAGGGAACTGGTGAGGAAGTTACTTCTCAACTATTCCAACTAGAGGCAGATTCTGAGACCGTTGCAGCTTATGTACAAGCCCTCGACAAAACGAGACTACTCTTCGATGAACTGACAGTTGGCGGGGCACCAAGTCTTGATCATTTTTCCAACATCTTTTTTGATGTAGCAGAAAAATCGAGGAAGCATTTGGGGTTGTTCCGGAACTTGTACGTACTGGAAGGAGCAGACAGCTATACATACCGCCATTCATTAAATGTAGGCATTCTCTGCTCGCTCATTGCTCGCTTGATGAAATGGGATGAAGAGCGAGTAGCATTCATGGGGACAGCCGGATTTTTGCATGACATTGGGAAAATGAGGGTACCTAAGGAAATATTGCTGAAGCCAGGCAAGCTAAGTGAAGAGGAATTTGCGATCATGAAGAAGCATACCGTTTTCGGCTATGAGATGATCCGTGAGATGAAGGGTGGATCTGAGCTGTTGGCCTTGTGTGCCTTGCTGCATCACGAGCGACTCGACGGGTCTGGCTATCCGGAGCAAAGAAAAGGCGATAGCATACCAATCGAATGTCAGGTGCTCGCCGTTGCCGACATGTTTGATGCGATCTGTTCTGATCGTGTGTACAAAGGAAGGTCGTCCCCATTCGAGGCGGCACAGCTCCTCTGGAAGGAAGCATGTAACGGAACGTTGAACGTGGAGATCGTTGCGCAGTTTGTCCGCTACATTGCTTTGCTGTACGTAGGGGCAAAGGCGAGATTGAGTAGCGGGGAAGAAGTCGAAGTAATTCTTATTCATCAAGATGAACCGATGCGTCCATTGGTAAGAAGAATGGGTGAATTCCTCGATTTGCGGCATGATCGCAAGCTGACGATTGAAAAAATGATTGGATAG
- a CDS encoding GNAT family N-acetyltransferase translates to MIRKAEPTDAAFAAPLIYDAIGDIAHTLTGATEAGEAIRMMEEFFAKENNRLSYENAVIAMDGDVPVGLALFYHGSQTEVLDRPFVEHVQRLTGETITLVKEAKDDEFYLDSVAVDSSCRGKGIGSLLLDAFEKEAIQRGHDRIALLVDEEKPRARKLYESLGYREDGTVIVSGHKLSHMVKDISEKA, encoded by the coding sequence ATGATACGCAAAGCGGAACCCACAGATGCAGCTTTTGCTGCGCCCTTAATTTATGATGCCATTGGAGATATCGCGCATACGTTGACAGGTGCGACGGAGGCAGGGGAAGCGATTCGCATGATGGAGGAGTTTTTTGCGAAGGAAAATAACCGACTGAGCTACGAAAACGCGGTGATTGCCATGGATGGAGATGTACCGGTAGGCCTGGCGCTCTTTTATCATGGGAGCCAAACAGAGGTGCTTGATCGTCCCTTCGTTGAGCATGTCCAACGTTTGACTGGCGAGACGATTACGCTTGTAAAAGAAGCAAAGGATGACGAATTTTATTTGGATTCTGTCGCGGTTGATTCCTCATGCAGAGGGAAGGGGATCGGATCACTTCTATTGGATGCTTTTGAAAAAGAAGCAATTCAGCGCGGGCATGACCGAATCGCTTTGCTCGTTGACGAGGAAAAACCGCGTGCGCGCAAGCTGTATGAATCGCTCGGCTATCGTGAGGATGGGACAGTGATCGTAAGCGGCCATAAATTGAGCCATATGGTGAAGGACATTTCGGAAAAGGCGTAA